Sequence from the Elusimicrobiaceae bacterium genome:
TGTCTAATCCGGTAGATATTTTGACGACGGTAGCGGTTAAACTTAGCGGACTGGCGGAGAATCGTGTGATTGGTTCGGGTACCGTGCTGGATACCGCACGACTCAAATATGAAATCGGGCGACATCTAAACGTGGACAGCCGCAGTGTGCATGCTTTTATTATCGGTGAACACGGTGACAGCGAAATAGCCGCCTTTAGCAGTGCTAATGTATCGGGTATTAAGTTGGACGATTTCTGCGAAATGCGCGGGCACTTTGAACATGCCAAAGCCAGTGCAGAAATTGCCGATCGTGTGAAAAACAGCGCGTATGAGATTATTGCCAAAAAGAAGGCGACCTATTACGGCATAGCGGCGGCAGTAAAGCGTATTTGCGAAGCAATTGTACGTAACGAACGTTCTATTTTACCGGTATCTTCTATGATACACGACGTGTACGGCATTGACGGACTGGCACTGAGTATGCCGGCTATCGTGGGTTCGGAGGGAGTAGAAACGCTTGTGCCGCTCAAACTTAACGAGGACGAAACCAAACGGTTGCAGGCTTCGGCTAAAGTGCTCCAAGACATTTTAGCGCAAAATGAAATATAGATAGGAAAAAATAAGGGCGGCTACTGAGCCGCCCTATCAGATTATTTTTCCCAGAAATCAAATTGTTCGTAATTTTCTGGTAGGCCTACAGAAGAACAAGAAACTGTACCTTCAAAACAGGCACAAGTAGTTAATTTCCCTTTTCTATAATCGTAACCACACTCTATGTTGTAATGATCTTTGTAATCTATCTCTAATGGTCCACCACTAAACCAGATTTTCCAATCACCTAAAGAAGCGACTTCTTGTCCTCCTTCTCCGTATTCTGTATCAAATTTTGTTTGATCTCCAAAGGTACGATATAATACAGTGTTGGAAACTTCAGAAGCGTTTTCTACTTCTGCCTTGCAATTATTGGCTTGCTCTATGTAACAAAGGGAATATTCTTCCATTAATCTTTTGACAGCCGGCTTAATTTGGGCGCGGCGGCTTTTGGCTACCGCTTTTTCATATTGCGGAAGTGCAATGGCAGACAAAATGCCGATGATTAAAACAACTACTAATAATTCTATTAAGGTAAAACCTTTTTTCATAAAACACCTCGTTTTGGGGGTCAGCTTAGATAAAAAGGCCATAAAATAGCGGCGTATTACCTAAGCTATTCCACTAACCTGTGTAATAATCGCCGCCAGCCCGCCCCCGAAGGGGCGGACAGAAACGAGGCGACTATTTGGTGGAGTGGAATATGCCTTGTGCGTGAGCACCTAGCTATGCGTGGGCCGAACCCGCGCTTCCAACAAATAATCCTATTAAATAATCCAAATGTTCTTAACTTTCTTTTTTCTCCTTATTACTATAACTGTTTCCATTATAGCAAAGAAATAGTTTGTGTAGAAAATAGTATAAACGAAAAAATAGTTTGCCAATTCTTATCTAATAAAAGCCCTTACTGAGGAGTAAGGGCTTTTATGTGGAATGATTTATTTGTATTGCTTTTTGAGTGTTTTGTAGGCTTTGATAGCTTTTTCAAAACGTTGTTGTACTTCTGCTAATGTATATAAACCATCCTCATTGGGGGTCAGGCCTTGCAGGTGCAACGGAAATACTGCCGGCGGAGTGTCTAAAGATAGCATCGAGCGCTGACGTAACTGATCCGTTGTTTGATAGACTAGGTTAATCGATACATATTCTTTGCCGTCTTTTCCAAGCCATTTATTGAATAACACTTTAGAACCGATAGGGGTCGTTTTCTGTATGCTGTTAGGTACGGAATAGGGTTCTACTTCCAAGGCCGTCAGTACGCTGGCTAAATTGGAGTCGTGTCCGCACAAAAAGGTAAATTTGCGTTTGTTATTCTTTAACTCTTTGTGCATCACTTTCAGCAACGGGTGGGCCACATTAACCGCTATAGCCGGTGCCGTAAACAACACGTCTCCGTAGAAATCTTTAATGCGGGCAATCTGATCCCATTGCTTTTCAGTCAACGTACGGCCGAAAGCCGCAGTACGGGGATTGGGCTCTTCGTAGTATTGCAAGATGAGCGCATCGCTGGCTTTTTCGGCCAGTTTCAAAGAGCCGCGCATGGCGGGTTCTTTATGTAAGTTGAGTATGATTTCCGTATCATTGGTGCCAAAATGGGTAAGCTCATTATTTTTTACCATGTCGGATTTCGATAAATCCAACACTTTTTCCAACAGAGCCATCTCTTGGGCCACTTGTTCTCCGATGCCTTGCAAACCTTTTTCTCCGCCCATAGCGGCAATTTGTTGTAAGGCCAATGCGCGGAATTGATCGCTGACAAAAATTAAACGTGGCTCAAAAACAGGGTCCATGCGGCTGGGAGCATATTTGTGTTTGATGCGTACATTGGCCACCGGTAACATACCGCTGGAAAAATACTGCGCGGTGGCAATGGTGCGTTGCATGGAATTAGCATAAAAAAGTACTTCGCCGGAGCGAGGAATGTAATTTTCCGTGATCAGTCCTTGGCTGACTAACCATTTGCGGAAATACTGCCCCATGAGAGTTTCTAATTCTCCTCCGAGTAAGGAGAGTTCGCTGGGGCCGGAGGACCAGTTAAACCAACTGTGTGGTGTTAAACGCGCTAGCGCGGAACCATATCCCGATAGTGGGGATCGAATATTATGACGGCTGAGGACCAATACTTGTTTTAGCGTGTATTGATCTTGATGCTGTAATGGTTGCTGTGCGTAAGTAAATACACTGCCCAATAACAGGGAAACAACGACGGCTATAAAGCCTTTTTTTAGCATAATTACCTCCTGGGGAAATAACAACTTCTTTTATTTTAACACATATTTGTTGCCAATAGTGAAGAATGATGTCTGAGAATTAGGTTGTTTTGTATAATATATACAGGTGAATATGCCGGTTTTGAGCGGCATAGGGTACCATTTTGTGAAATATAAGGAATTAATATGAAAAAACATATAGCTTTATTAGCCGTATTGGCCCTTGCGTGGCCAGCCGCGGCCTTTGATCCGCTCGGCGCACATAAAATAAGCGCTCCGACAGGCTGCATAGATAAGGATGTAGCCACAGAGGAATTGACTTTAGATGATTTGATACAAATTGGCATTTGTACCAATCCGTCCTTAAGTGCTAGTTACATGGGGGTAAAAGCCTCGGAATCGGGATTGGGAGCCGCTCGTTCTGAATATTTGCCGTCTATTAATTTAACCGGTACGGGTAACATCACCGGCGAAAAAGTAGAGCATGGTCATTATATACAAGGAGAGCCATATAGCGGAAAAGCCGAAGCCTCTTGGTTGTTATTTGATTTCGGCGGTCGCGAAGCGCGGCAAAATAGCACTCGTTCTTATGTTGAGGCGGCCCGTTACGGGTATGATGCTTCCGTGCAACAAATGGTACTTTCCGTTCAGACCGCATACTTAAATTTATTAGCTGCGCAAGAAAGTTTGATCAGTGCCAAAGCCAGTTTGGAAACCTATAAACATTCTTATGAAGAAGCCGAAAAACGATATAAATTAGGGATGGTATCGTTGAGTGATAAACTGCAATCTAAAACCAGCTATGAACAATCTGTTTTGACGGTTGTCCTAGCCGAAAATAACATTAAACAGCAATCGGGTAATTTGGCTGTTTTGATTAATTTATCTCCAGATACTGTTATTCATTTGGCAAAACCGGTTTATAAAGACCAAATTATTGAAATTGAAAACGATAATGTAGAAGAACTTATGAAAATGGCCTTGCAGAATCGTCCGGAGCTGCGGGCACAAGAGCGCAAACAACAAGCTGCTAAATCGGATTTAACTACTTCCAAAACTAATTTACTACCGCGTATTAGTGCAAATGCCTCGGTGGAATATAATGACAACTGGAAACATAGCTTTCCTTATAATACGAACAATTCTGCCGGTCTTTTGGTGACGATGCCTTTGTTTGCGGGATTTTCTAATATGTATAAAATTCAACAAGCATCTTATGCTTATGAGCAACAACAACGCACCACGGATAATTTGAAATTGCAAGTCCAAAATGAAGTATGGCAAGCATATCAAAATTATAAAACAGCTATTCGTTCGTATGAAATCAGTCAAACGGTATTAGAAAGTGCTGAAGAAAACCACCGCGTGGCGTTCCGCTATTATGAACTGGGTAAAGAAGATATTATCAATTTACTTAACGCAGTGTCTCGGTTGGCGGATGCCCGTCAGACGAAAATTACTTCGTTTTACGCAGTATTATTAAGCAAAGCCAATTTATATAGGAGTATCGGAAAATAATTATGAAAAAAGAGACGATTATTACTTGTAGTAAATATGCCCTAGTGTTGCTATTGGGGGGAGTGTTAGGTTTTATCATAAAAGGTAAATTAGCCGGTGGCGGTCAAATGAATATGGGTGGTGCAGCGCCAGCTAGTGTGCTGACACAAACCATGAAAAAGCGCACCGTTGCATTGGGAAAAAATTTTATTGCTAAGGTGGAAGCAATTAACGCTTCGGATGTTATTCCACAAGTATCTGGATATATTGATAAGGTGCTGTTTGAGGAAGGATCTTTTGTAAAAGAAGGAGATGTTTTATTTGTCATCGACCAAGCCCGTTATAAAGCGGCTGTTACTGCTGCGGAAGCGGATTTAGAAAAGGCAAAAGCTACGGAGAAACAGCAAGCTAGCCATTTCAAACGGGAACAATCCTTGTATAAGGAAAAAATGCTTTCTCAGGCAGATTTGGAAGTGGCAGAAAGCAATTATACCAATGCCCAGGCCAATGTGAAGGCTGCTCAAGCCAGCTTGGATTTAGCGAGATTAAATTTAGAATATACGGAAGTCAAATCTCCCATCAGCGGATATATCGGTAAAGCCCTGATGACCAAGGGAAATTATACCAATGCCGCGGTCAGCAAATTAGCTCGTGTGATTCAAATGGATCCGGTGCGGGTAGTTTTCTCCATTACCGATAAAGAACGTTTATCCGGTATGGATCAATTGACCACGCATCAGCCGGACATCCAAGTGGCCTTGCCTAACGGGGAAACGATTGATTTACCATCGGCAAATGTATTTTCCGATAATGAAATTAATGCTCAAACGGCTACCATGGCTGTCTATGCACAAGCTGACAATGCCCAAAATAAACTTATTCCCGGTAACTATGTGAATGTAACAGTTAGTTTGGATAAGTTCCGTCCCATGATTTTAGTGCCGCAAACCTCTGTCTCGCAGGACGCGGTGGGGCAATATGTGATGACGGTAGATGATAATGATACTATTGTACAGAAATATATTGCTCTTGGGGATGTAGTCGGTACCAATTATGTAGTCGTTTCCGGCTTAGAAGACGGGGACAGGGTTGTTACCATTGGTCAACAAAAATTGCAAAACGGGCAGAAAGTGACAGTCAGCCAAGTGGAAGCTGAGTCCGATCAGAAGGAGTAAATAAAGTATGTTTTCGAATTTCTTCATCCGCAGACCTCGCTTTGCACTCGTTATTTCATTACTACTCTGTTTGGCGGGGGGGATTGCTATCAAATCCCTACCCATTGCCTTGTATCCGGAAATTACGCCACCACAAATTGTGGTCTTGGCTACTTATCCGGGCGCGAGTGCCGAAGTAATAGCTAAAACAGTAGGGATTCCACTGGAAGCACAAGTTAACGGGGTAGAAGATATGTTGTATATGAGTTCGGACTCTGCCGATGGCTCATATATGCTTTCTGTTACGTTCAAAACCGGTGTGGACCCGGATATCGCACAGGTGAAAGTGCAGAACCGCGTTTCTCAAGCCACTCCGCTGTTGCCTACAGAAGTAACTCGCCAAGGGATTCGCGTATTACGCCGCTCGTCCAACATTTTGGGACTAGTATCCTTTACCGATAAAAGCGGCCGGATGAGCGATTTGGAAATGAGTGATTACCTCAACAACAATGTGCAGAAAAATATTTCTCGTATAGACGGTGTTGGAGAGGCGCGTGTGTTCGGGGCTAATAAAAGTATGCGCGTGTGGCTAGACTCTGATAAAATGGCTGCACTAAACATTTCCATCGCAGACGTTAAAGCTGCCATTGCCAGCCAAAATTATCAGCCTTCTTTAGGTAAAATAGGTGCGCAGCCCAATGACGGAACAGTGCTTACGATTTATGCGTTACAAACCGATGGTCGCTTAAATGATCCGGAAGATTTCAAAAATATCATTATCCGCACGGATGATCAGGGCGGTATTGTGCGTTTGTCCGAAATTGCGCGCGTGGGAGAAGGGAAAGAAACCTATGGTTTGGGAGGTTCTTTTGACGGAATAATTTCCAACCCAATCATGATAAACCTATCTTCTGGAGCCAATGCTATTGAAACTATGGAATTAGTTAAAGCCGAGCTCAAACGTTTGTCGCAGTTTTTCCCGGAAGGGCTTACCTATGATTTTGCGTTTGACACTACTGATTTTATTAATGCCTCTATCGATGAAGTAGTGTTGACGCTGTTTATTACGTTCCTGTTGGTGGTCATTGTTTGTTATGTATTTTTACAAGACTGGCGCGCTACCTTAGTACCTGCGGCTACGATTCCGGTTTCTTTGCTCGGTACCTTTGCCGTGATGTTGGCACTGGGTTATTCCATTAACCTGTTCACCTTGTTTGCCTTGGTATTGGCTATCGGTCTAGTAGTGGATGATGCTATTTGTGTGGTGGAACGTGTCATTTATTTGATGAATAAAGAAAACCAACCGCCGATTGATGCCACCACGCAAGCCATGAGCGAATTGTCCGGTGCGCTAATCGCTACCACGCTGGTTATTTTGGCCATTTTTGTGCCAATCACGTTTATGGGCGGTATTACTGGGGAAATTTATAAACAATTTGCAATCACTATTTCCACAGCGGTATGTTTTTCTACCTTAAATGCCCTGTCCTTATCTCCGGCTATTTGTGCTACCATGCTACATAAAATTCCGGAAACAAAAATTACGGTGTTGCGTTGGTTCAATTTAGCCGTACAACGTGGTGCTAGAGGATACAAAAATATGGTTAGTTCCATTGCCCGAAAACTGGCAGTAATTGCGCTGTTGTTTGTGGCAATTGTAGCGGCGAATATATTGTTTATCAAGGTATCTCAAACCTCCTTTATTCCGTTGGAAGACCAGGGTATTATCATATTAGATATGCAGTTGCCGGAAGGTTCCACTTTTGCCCGTACAAAAGAATTAATGGATCGTTTGATTAAGCAAGTAAAAGAAACCGAAGGGGTGAAACATATTGCCACTGTGCTCGGTTATAGTTTAACGTCCGGCAGCGGAGAAAACGTGGGTATCGGATTTATATCGTTACAACCCTGGGGTACCCGCCCGACACCGGGATTGTGGGGAATGGTCAAGAAATTATTGGGTGGCAAACCCAAGGATTTATCACAAGGAGCAATAGCCCAGCGCCTGATGGGGCAATTGAGCCAAATTCCGGAAGCCAATGTGATGATTATGGAAATGCCTTCTATTCCGGGATTAGGTACTTCCAGCGGTTTGGCTTTGATGATACAGTCCTTAAATGATTTTGATTATCAAAAATTAGCTAATACCGCTAATGGAGTAGGCTATCAAATGATGATGGATCCGACGATGGCTATGGCCTATTCTACTTTCCGCGCCAATACACCTAACATTTACTTAGATGTGAACCGCGCCAAAGCCGAATCCATGAAAGTGCCGGTGTCTAGTGTGTTCTCCGTCTTGGAAAATTACTTGGGTTCCTCTTATGTAGGGGATGTGAACTTCGGCACGCAAGTAAACAAAGTTATTTTACAATCTGAAAGTAAATACCGCATGACGCCGGAAAATATTAACAAAATGTATGTGGTCAATGCCTATGGGGAACAAGTTCCGTTAATGGCATTGGTGGACTTAAAGTATATTTTGTCTCCGCGTCAAATTACGCGCTATAACCAGTATCCGGCTGCCAAGATCATGGCCAGCCCAAGTGCCGGTTCGAGCACCGGGGCGGCGATGGACCGTACGGAGCAAATTTTGCAAAACTTACCTCCGGGTTATGCTTATGAATGGACGGATGTGAGCTATCAGGAAAAGAAAAACCGCGGACAGCTGACTATATTGATTTTATTGGCGGTCTTGTTTGCCTATTTGTTCTTGGTAGCACAATACGAGAGTATGACCATTCCTATACCGGTGTTGATGTCTGTAATTGCGGCGGTATTTGGTGGATTATTGGGTTTGTGGATTACAGACTTGCCTTTGAGTATTTATGCACAACTTGGACTAGTATTGTTGGTTGGTTTGGCCGCCAAAAATGCGATTCTGATTGTGGAATTTGCCAAGGATGAACGTGCTCACGGAAGTAGTGTAGAAGATGCTGCCTTAAACGGACTTACACAGCGTTTCCGTCCGGTGCTGATGACCGCTTTCACTTTCATTTTGGGTATGTTGCCCATGGTTATGGCCACAGGAGCAGGTGCAGCCAGCCGCCGCGCGTTGGGGGTGCCTGTGTTTTACGGAATGCTTGTCGGTACATTAGCCGGATTGTTCTTAATTCCGTTGTTCTATATCCTGATCCAAACAGGGGTAGATAAATGGAAGAATCGCAAGAAACAGAAATCTGCTTAACGATACATCAAAAAGCCTCCCATTCGGGAGGCTTTTTTACCCGTAAATTCTCAAAGACAAATTTATCTGTTTATGGTATTAAAAAAATGTACTATACGAGGATCACATCGAATATCTCGCACCGTAATCGGTTTTTTAAAAGTAACTCCGCTCAAAGTGCGGCAACGACTTAAGGCCACATAGGTTTGACCGGTTGCAAATGCACCGCTGCCCATATCCACATAAATACCGTCAAAAGTTAATCCTTGACTCTTGTGTATGGTGATAGCCCACGCCAGTTTAAGCGGATATTGCTTAAAAAATCCCTTTACTTTCGGTTCGAGTTTTTGGGTAAGCGGATTGAATTCGTAGCGGATATCTTCCCACACGTGGGGTTCTACTTGGTAGATATTTCCTTTCAGTTCTACTTTGATAAAATCGGGTCCCAAATCATATATGGTACCAATGTCTCCATTGACCCAAAAAGAATCTTTTTGATTGGTCAGCATCATGATTTTGGCCCCGCGTTTTAAGTGCAGATTTTCTTCTGCGGGAACATTTTTTTTCTTAAATGTTTCGTCTATTACAGCCGGATAAATAAATTCTTCGCCTGTCAGTTGTGCCAAGTGTGCCCGGTTGCGCCACGCGGCCCCGGCATTGGTAGTGGAAAGGATGATGCTATGCTCCAAGTCAGAAGGCTCTTTTGAAGTGATACGGGTATTTAGAAAATGATCGAGTTCTGCTTGGGTAATGTGGTTTGAACGTATTTTGTTGAGTAGCAGTGCAAAATTTCGGTCGTCCTGTTGGCGGAAAATGCGGGTTAATTCAAATACTTCTAAATGGATGTTGCGTAAAACATGGGCATCAAAAAAATAGGGGCTTCGATATTGCGCCTGGAAATAATCAAAGAGGCCGTCTGCCGGAGATTCTTCTACGGGGGGTAATTGAAATAAATCCCCAAACAAAATAATCTGTTTGCCCCCAAATGGAACATCGCTATGTGTGGAAATACGCAAAATATAATCCATCGCATCGAGCAAATCAGCCCGAAGCATAGAAGCTTCATCAATGATGAGGGTATCGATAGCTTCTACTATGCGGCGCGGCAATTTCTTTAGATTATCCGTATCTAATAAATTGCTTGGTTTGAGATGAAAAAAGGAATGAACGGTCTGGCCTCGGACGTTTACTGCGGCAATACCGGTAGTAGCCAGTACGACGGCATTTTTGGGAGTGTGCTGAGCAAAATAACGCAGCAAGGTTGTTTTACCGGTACCGGCTTTTCCTGTAATAAAGACAAACGGAGCCCGTGTCACCGGCGCTTCCAGCAGTGCCAGGGCATCTTTCCACTCATCTGTAAATTCTATTTGTTTGTCCGGAAAAGATTCGTGCATGTAGTTATTATACTAATTCAAACAAAACAGCCGCCCTTGTTGGGCGGCTGTTTGATTAGAGAATTCATTAGAACAAATACGGTGCCAGCAGAAACGATAAAATCATCTCTACTGAATAACTGGTTACGTTGATGGCAAAACTAAGATTTAAGGCATCGCGGACAGTCAGGCGTTTTCGGTTACATAGCCATAAAAAGCCCGTTTCAAACAATAAGCACGCTATCCAAATTACCCACGGTTGTGGCATCCACGGTCCTAATACTCGCCAGGACAGCGGCAGGGTAAGCAAGTTAGCCGCCAGTACCGAATATAAAATGCGGTAGCTTTTGCGCGTGTAGTATAAATAGGCCCAAGCGGCCACCAACTCCAGCACAATAATAATAATGAAAGAGGTCCACGCATCGGCACGCAATAAATCATGGCTCATCGGTTCGCTAGGTGCTAATTCTACTTGTAAATCTTTATCTCGCACAATTACGTGAAAATTGCTACGTAGTCTTTGCGGAGTGGCAAATACATTACTGGTACGTTTTATTCCGTCGGAAAAATCTAATACCAGTTTTTGATAGGGGGCATATTCATAGGCGATAGAAAAACAATTATGGGCTTGGCAGTATAATCTTTGTAGTCCATACGTGCCCAATGGAGCACTTTGCAGACATTGATTATCCTGACATTGAATTTGCTCACTGGTTTGCGGCAAGACCGTCGGTTGGTTTTGCGGAGAGGAATAGATAAATGTAAAATCCATTTCCGGTTTAGGCGCTACGCCGGCCCACAAAGGAGCAAATACGACTAAACAACAGACAAAAATAAAAAGTTTTTTCATAGCTCAGTCCTCTATATTTGCTATTATAACATTATCTTACTTGGAAGGGGAATGTATGATTTTTACCAATACACAACTAAATCGATATGCAGACGTCATGGTGTGGGCGATGGAGAATGCCCGCCGCGGCGGTAAATTCAAAAAATATGATACGGTGTTAATCCGTTGCGAAGTGGGGGCTATGCCGTTAGCACAGGCCGTGTATAGTCGTCTACTAGAAAAACGCTATCATCCGATGGTGCGTTTTATTACGCCGGAAGGATTTCAACAGGCTTTTTATTCATTAGCCGATGCCAAACAACTGGCTTATATTGCACCGGGAGAAGAAGCGTTCCAAAACTCTCTAAACGGGATGATTGCTTTGCGTGCGCCCGAAGATTTGATGGCCCTTAAAAACGTAAATCCTGCCCGCATCGGTCAAGCTGCCGTGGCGCGTAAAAAATTGCGTGAAATTTTGGACCGCACCGAACAAGCCGGTCAATTTTCGTGGACATTGTGCAATTACCCGACGCAGGAATTAGCCGATAAAGCAGGGTTAAGTTTGAAAGAATATGCCGCTCAAATGGTCAAGGCATGTTTTTTGAACGAAAAAGATCCGGTGGCAAAATGGAAAGAGGTGATGAAACAAATTGAGCAAACCGGCAAATGGCTCAACAGTTTGAAGA
This genomic interval carries:
- a CDS encoding L-lactate dehydrogenase — its product is MEQNCTNCVNFRKVVIIGCGFVGSASAFSLMQSGLFREMVLIDADPAKAEGEALDISHGVAFAKPMKIYAGTYDDVKNASVVIITAGAAQKPGETRLDLVKKNIAIYKSIIPQIKQRDFKGILLIVSNPVDILTTVAVKLSGLAENRVIGSGTVLDTARLKYEIGRHLNVDSRSVHAFIIGEHGDSEIAAFSSANVSGIKLDDFCEMRGHFEHAKASAEIADRVKNSAYEIIAKKKATYYGIAAAVKRICEAIVRNERSILPVSSMIHDVYGIDGLALSMPAIVGSEGVETLVPLKLNEDETKRLQASAKVLQDILAQNEI
- a CDS encoding histidine-type phosphatase; protein product: MLKKGFIAVVVSLLLGSVFTYAQQPLQHQDQYTLKQVLVLSRHNIRSPLSGYGSALARLTPHSWFNWSSGPSELSLLGGELETLMGQYFRKWLVSQGLITENYIPRSGEVLFYANSMQRTIATAQYFSSGMLPVANVRIKHKYAPSRMDPVFEPRLIFVSDQFRALALQQIAAMGGEKGLQGIGEQVAQEMALLEKVLDLSKSDMVKNNELTHFGTNDTEIILNLHKEPAMRGSLKLAEKASDALILQYYEEPNPRTAAFGRTLTEKQWDQIARIKDFYGDVLFTAPAIAVNVAHPLLKVMHKELKNNKRKFTFLCGHDSNLASVLTALEVEPYSVPNSIQKTTPIGSKVLFNKWLGKDGKEYVSINLVYQTTDQLRQRSMLSLDTPPAVFPLHLQGLTPNEDGLYTLAEVQQRFEKAIKAYKTLKKQYK
- a CDS encoding TolC family protein, whose product is MKKHIALLAVLALAWPAAAFDPLGAHKISAPTGCIDKDVATEELTLDDLIQIGICTNPSLSASYMGVKASESGLGAARSEYLPSINLTGTGNITGEKVEHGHYIQGEPYSGKAEASWLLFDFGGREARQNSTRSYVEAARYGYDASVQQMVLSVQTAYLNLLAAQESLISAKASLETYKHSYEEAEKRYKLGMVSLSDKLQSKTSYEQSVLTVVLAENNIKQQSGNLAVLINLSPDTVIHLAKPVYKDQIIEIENDNVEELMKMALQNRPELRAQERKQQAAKSDLTTSKTNLLPRISANASVEYNDNWKHSFPYNTNNSAGLLVTMPLFAGFSNMYKIQQASYAYEQQQRTTDNLKLQVQNEVWQAYQNYKTAIRSYEISQTVLESAEENHRVAFRYYELGKEDIINLLNAVSRLADARQTKITSFYAVLLSKANLYRSIGK
- a CDS encoding efflux RND transporter periplasmic adaptor subunit; translation: MKKETIITCSKYALVLLLGGVLGFIIKGKLAGGGQMNMGGAAPASVLTQTMKKRTVALGKNFIAKVEAINASDVIPQVSGYIDKVLFEEGSFVKEGDVLFVIDQARYKAAVTAAEADLEKAKATEKQQASHFKREQSLYKEKMLSQADLEVAESNYTNAQANVKAAQASLDLARLNLEYTEVKSPISGYIGKALMTKGNYTNAAVSKLARVIQMDPVRVVFSITDKERLSGMDQLTTHQPDIQVALPNGETIDLPSANVFSDNEINAQTATMAVYAQADNAQNKLIPGNYVNVTVSLDKFRPMILVPQTSVSQDAVGQYVMTVDDNDTIVQKYIALGDVVGTNYVVVSGLEDGDRVVTIGQQKLQNGQKVTVSQVEAESDQKE
- a CDS encoding efflux RND transporter permease subunit, which produces MFSNFFIRRPRFALVISLLLCLAGGIAIKSLPIALYPEITPPQIVVLATYPGASAEVIAKTVGIPLEAQVNGVEDMLYMSSDSADGSYMLSVTFKTGVDPDIAQVKVQNRVSQATPLLPTEVTRQGIRVLRRSSNILGLVSFTDKSGRMSDLEMSDYLNNNVQKNISRIDGVGEARVFGANKSMRVWLDSDKMAALNISIADVKAAIASQNYQPSLGKIGAQPNDGTVLTIYALQTDGRLNDPEDFKNIIIRTDDQGGIVRLSEIARVGEGKETYGLGGSFDGIISNPIMINLSSGANAIETMELVKAELKRLSQFFPEGLTYDFAFDTTDFINASIDEVVLTLFITFLLVVIVCYVFLQDWRATLVPAATIPVSLLGTFAVMLALGYSINLFTLFALVLAIGLVVDDAICVVERVIYLMNKENQPPIDATTQAMSELSGALIATTLVILAIFVPITFMGGITGEIYKQFAITISTAVCFSTLNALSLSPAICATMLHKIPETKITVLRWFNLAVQRGARGYKNMVSSIARKLAVIALLFVAIVAANILFIKVSQTSFIPLEDQGIIILDMQLPEGSTFARTKELMDRLIKQVKETEGVKHIATVLGYSLTSGSGENVGIGFISLQPWGTRPTPGLWGMVKKLLGGKPKDLSQGAIAQRLMGQLSQIPEANVMIMEMPSIPGLGTSSGLALMIQSLNDFDYQKLANTANGVGYQMMMDPTMAMAYSTFRANTPNIYLDVNRAKAESMKVPVSSVFSVLENYLGSSYVGDVNFGTQVNKVILQSESKYRMTPENINKMYVVNAYGEQVPLMALVDLKYILSPRQITRYNQYPAAKIMASPSAGSSTGAAMDRTEQILQNLPPGYAYEWTDVSYQEKKNRGQLTILILLAVLFAYLFLVAQYESMTIPIPVLMSVIAAVFGGLLGLWITDLPLSIYAQLGLVLLVGLAAKNAILIVEFAKDERAHGSSVEDAALNGLTQRFRPVLMTAFTFILGMLPMVMATGAGAASRRALGVPVFYGMLVGTLAGLFLIPLFYILIQTGVDKWKNRKKQKSA
- a CDS encoding AAA family ATPase: MHESFPDKQIEFTDEWKDALALLEAPVTRAPFVFITGKAGTGKTTLLRYFAQHTPKNAVVLATTGIAAVNVRGQTVHSFFHLKPSNLLDTDNLKKLPRRIVEAIDTLIIDEASMLRADLLDAMDYILRISTHSDVPFGGKQIILFGDLFQLPPVEESPADGLFDYFQAQYRSPYFFDAHVLRNIHLEVFELTRIFRQQDDRNFALLLNKIRSNHITQAELDHFLNTRITSKEPSDLEHSIILSTTNAGAAWRNRAHLAQLTGEEFIYPAVIDETFKKKNVPAEENLHLKRGAKIMMLTNQKDSFWVNGDIGTIYDLGPDFIKVELKGNIYQVEPHVWEDIRYEFNPLTQKLEPKVKGFFKQYPLKLAWAITIHKSQGLTFDGIYVDMGSGAFATGQTYVALSRCRTLSGVTFKKPITVRDIRCDPRIVHFFNTINR
- a CDS encoding aminopeptidase, with the translated sequence MFTNTQLNRYADVMVWAMENARRGGKFKKYDTVLIRCEVGAMPLAQAVYSRLLEKRYHPMVRFITPEGFQQAFYSLADAKQLAYIAPGEEAFQNSLNGMIALRAPEDLMALKNVNPARIGQAAVARKKLREILDRTEQAGQFSWTLCNYPTQELADKAGLSLKEYAAQMVKACFLNEKDPVAKWKEVMKQIEQTGKWLNSLKIDRLHVQSVHMDFEVLMGEKRKFISGGGNNIPSFEIFTSPDWRGTRGVYFADLSSYRSGNYVKGVRLEFKEGRVVKATAEKGQDFLRKMLAMDRGASQIGEFSLTDRRFSKIDKFMADILFDENFGGKHGNCHVAVGSSYADTFAGDVRKLDKKLKEKLGYNESALHWDLINTEDKTVHATVKGGKKILIYQKGQFCL